A region of candidate division KSB1 bacterium DNA encodes the following proteins:
- a CDS encoding pyridoxal-phosphate dependent enzyme has translation IDGYVGLGYAQSRPEELAFICEVARTEGVLLDPVYTGKAMYGLVDQIRQGRFRPGEKVLFIHTGGAFDLFPLREELSLVGLSS, from the coding sequence TCATCGATGGCTACGTGGGTCTGGGGTATGCTCAGAGCCGCCCGGAGGAGTTGGCCTTCATCTGTGAGGTGGCGCGCACAGAGGGGGTCCTGCTGGACCCTGTCTATACAGGCAAAGCAATGTACGGTTTGGTGGACCAGATCCGCCAGGGACGCTTCCGCCCTGGGGAGAAAGTTCTGTTCATCCACACCGGCGGGGCATTTGACCTGTTCCCCCTGCGTGAGGAGCTGAGCCTCGTGGGCTTGTCCAGTTGA